The following proteins are co-located in the Bacteroidota bacterium genome:
- a CDS encoding T9SS type A sorting domain-containing protein, giving the protein MKEAGEHSVQFHANGLASGVYFYQLSTNSFVQTMKLLLLR; this is encoded by the coding sequence ATGAAGGAAGCGGGAGAACATTCGGTGCAGTTTCACGCCAACGGTTTGGCAAGCGGCGTATATTTCTATCAATTATCAACTAACAGCTTTGTCCAGACTATGAAACTTCTCCTGCTTCGGTAG